One window of Lysobacterales bacterium genomic DNA carries:
- a CDS encoding GNAT family N-acetyltransferase encodes MPVIVARGATGIDGAAMGYATEPPAWPADLAEEWDRFERSVPGLPDRLAVYDELSIKAKPQTPHYYLGVIGVSPNLHGQGIGKQLLTSFCDLSARDSMSCGVYLETAKASNIPFYERAGFVETGRGSLGQATLWCMYRPHGGDNT; translated from the coding sequence ATGCCGGTGATCGTGGCGCGCGGCGCAACCGGCATTGACGGCGCGGCAATGGGCTACGCAACCGAGCCGCCCGCTTGGCCTGCGGACCTTGCGGAAGAATGGGACCGATTCGAACGCTCGGTGCCCGGGCTGCCCGACCGTCTGGCCGTCTACGATGAGCTCTCGATCAAGGCCAAGCCGCAGACGCCTCACTACTATCTTGGCGTGATCGGCGTGTCCCCGAACTTGCACGGCCAAGGCATCGGCAAACAGTTGCTGACGTCGTTCTGCGATCTCTCTGCCCGTGATTCGATGTCTTGCGGCGTCTACCTCGAGACGGCGAAGGCCTCGAACATTCCGTTCTACGAGCGCGCGGGCTTTGTCGAGACCGGCCGCGGCAGCCTTGGCCAGGCGACCTTGTGGTGCATGTATCGGCCACATGGCGGCGATAACACGTGA